From Toxorhynchites rutilus septentrionalis strain SRP chromosome 2, ASM2978413v1, whole genome shotgun sequence, a single genomic window includes:
- the LOC129766243 gene encoding 2-Hydroxyacid oxidase 2-like: protein MPIGIGPIGLLKLAHCDGEKAMARAARTMGIPFVLSALSSVAIEDIAEAIPKTPKWFQLFIFKDRELTENLVRRAEKARFKAIVVTVDVPIVGMRRNEMKNPLTLPSKVTFANLCPPYHSVCTKNIMEYVKNQFDPTVGWDSLRWLLSITTLPVIVKGILTKEDAVIAAELGVHGIIVSNNGGRQLDSAPATIEALPEIAQAVGNRVTVMLDGGISQGTDVFKAVALGAKMVFLGRTAVWGLTVGGQIGVEDVLDLLRLELDSAMAMSGCKTPIHICENCVRFESELLRPRSRIPDNYNFDDDDKDDEVVVVDRRKSTVSEKLVDNNLVPTGEDGLAKDPKSGDGVDECGKNISPWCKTVNNETEPVRSPPRITREVRVVPEVAKVLQRNIKAEIIRRNQARNSEYRNRAHSMQTLISIKKPTGDCRCIL from the exons ATGCCTATCGGGATTGGTCCGATAGGGTTGCTGAAGTTGGCGCACTGCGATGGCGAGAAAGCAATGGCCCGAGCAGCCCGTACGATGGGTATACCCTTTGTTCTGAGTGCACTATCGAGTGTTGCGATTGAGGACATTGCGGAGGCGATCCCCAAAACTCCAAAATGGTTCCAGTTATTTATATTCAAAGATCGTGAGTTGACGGAAAATTTAGTGCGGCGGGCGGAGAAAGCTCGCTTCAAGGCGATCGTGGTAACGGTTGATGTTCCCATCGTAGGAATGAGACGAAATGAAATGAAGAACCCATTGACATTGCCGTCGAAAGTGACTTTTGCAAATCTTTGCCCACCATATCACAGTGTGTGCACAAAAAATATAATGGAGTATGTGAAAAATCAGTTCGATCCAACCGTCGGATGGGATTCTCTTCGATGGTTGCTGAGTATTACCACTCTTCCAGTGATCGTTAAAGGAATTCTTACAAAGGAAGATGCGGTGATAGCTGCTGAATTGGGGGTACATGGGATCATTGTTTCCAACAATGGAGGACGTCAGCTGGATTCGGCACCGGCTACC ATAGAGGCACTTCCGGAAATTGCTCAGGCGGTTGGAAATCGAGTAACGGTGATGCTTGACGGTGGTATTAGTCAGGGAACGGATGTGTTCAAAGCAGTGGCATTGGGAGCTAAAATGGTGTTTCTCGGTCGGACAGCTGTTTGGGGTCTGACTGTAGGTGGTCAGATCGGTGTTGAAGACGTACTCGATCTTCTCAGATTAGAGCTTGATTCAGCAATGGCGATGTCCGGTTGTAAGACCCCCATACACATATGCGAAAATTGTGTGCGATTCGAGTCGGAATTGCTCAGACCACGTTCAAGAATCCCGGATAACTATAATTTCGACGATGACGATAAAGATGATGAAGTAGTAGTGGTCGATAGACGAAAATCAACTGTAAGTGAAAAGCTGGTAGATAATAACTTGGTTCCAACAGGCGAAGATGGTTTAGCGAAAGATCCCAAAAGTGGAGATGGAGTCGATGAATGCGGCAAAAATATCAGTCCGTGGTGTAAAACTGTGAATAATGAAACCGAGCCAGTGCGATCACCACCACGAATAACCAGAGAAGTTCGTGTAGTCCCAGAAGTGGCCAAAGTGCTCCAGCGGAACATAAAAGCTGAAATTATTCGGCGCAATCAGGCCAGGAACAGCGAATACCGAAACCGAGCCCATTCCATGCAAACTCTAATCAGTATTAAGAAACCAACCGGAGATTGTCGATGCATACTGTAG
- the LOC129766242 gene encoding L-lactate oxidase-like, which produces MSRLKLNPTIPFGISPVSPYRKVNAGVETAAARVAEKFQLSFVQSLFSSITVEDLALIAPTTPKWIELYPFCDRRITSTIIDKAEKAGFEGLVIVLKEEMVDGFPSIPELTNEYKPRLFDGIIEQGFFGADISQLLIDHKLESNCQYVEWLVNSTKLSVVVKCDGFGNDNDFSNGIAGVCVSNHNGIANVKTATQYRIPIIISEDIISEQEAATILKSGADLILIERPIQWGFMIDEQKGIEDVLKLYTSVL; this is translated from the exons ATGTCCCGCCTCAAGCTGAACCCAACCATTCCTTTCGGAATCTCACCTGTGTCGCCCTACCGTAAAGTCAATGCCGGGGTTGAGACCGCCGCGGCCAGAGTTGCAGAAAAATTCCAACTGTCGTTCGTTCAGAGTTTGTTTTCCTCCATTACCGTCGAGGATCTAGCTTTGATCGCTCCAACAACCCCGAAATGGATCGAATTATATCCATTTTGTGATAGACGTATCACATCAACGATCATAGATAAAGCGGAAAAAGCCGGCTTTGAGGGATTGGTAATCGTTTTGAAGGAAGAAATGGTGGACGGTTTTCCGTCTATTCCAGAGTTAACCAACGAATATAAACCCCGATTGTTTGATGGTATAATAGAACAAGGGTTTTTTGGGGCCGATATTTCGCAGCTCCTGATCGACCACAAACTTGAATCTAATTGCCAATACGTGGAGTGGTTGGTCAACAGTACCAAGTTATCTGTTGTTGTGAAATGTGACGGATTTGGTAAtgataatgatttttcaaatggaatAGCTGGAGTGTGCGTTTCGAATCATAACG GAATCGCCAACGTGAAAACTGCTACTCAGTATCGAATTCCAATAATTATTAGCGAGGATATAATCAGCGAACAGGAAGCGGCCACAATATTGAAATCAGGAGCGGATCTCATATTGATCGAACGGCCCATTCAATGGGGCTTCATGATTGATGAGCAGAAAGGAATAGAAGATGTGTTAAAACTTTACACAAGTGTCTTGTAA